The Persephonella hydrogeniphila genome has a window encoding:
- a CDS encoding plasma-membrane proton-efflux P-type ATPase, producing the protein MASVDEFKNKPIDEVLKELQTDIQKGLSEDEVKERLKKYGLNEIPEKEEPIWHRIFRRFWGPIPWMIEIAAILSASVQKWEDFTIIMILLFVNAGVDFWQEHKALSALKVLKEKLAKKTVVLRNGVWEEIDARYIVPGDVIKLKIGDIIPADVKLIQGDFILVDQSALTGESLPVTKKAGDVAYANSIIKQGEMIAVVVATGLDTYFGKTVKLVAKAEKEERSHFQEMVIKVGNFLIVLTLIIVALMILFELNRGADWKELLRFSLVLTVAAIPVALPAVLTVTMAIGALYLAKRQVIVSRLASIEELAGVDVLCSDKTGTLTKNQMTVSVPFTVDGYKTEDLMFYAALASKEENRDPIEIPIFDWLKEHKFYEKIKECKQEKFIPFDPVRKRTEAVVSCNNEKLVVTKGAPQVIIELCDETEFSKEVAYQRVEEFAEKGFRTLGVAHKKPDEEKFHFVGLIPLFDPPREDSKPAIQEAKRYGVEVKMVTGDNIAVAKYIAKLLGIGDKIYSARELRGETYEEYVVLAKVLTKAFLRVEEGLSEEEAEKKAQKIAKLVEKELEGIKLPAGTIKRHESEIIKIIEEANGFAEVFPEDKYFIVDKLQKADHIVGMTGDGVNDAPALRKADCGIAVSNATDAARAAAALVLLAPGLMVIVKAIEIARQIFGRMEAYTIYRIAETIRVVFFMALSIMIFQFYPVTALMIILLALLNDIPILSIAYDNAKISPKPVRWDMYEMNIMAFWLGVAGVISSFTLFFLLVEYWKLPEDLIQSIIFTKLVVAGHGTIYNTRVKDWFWKKPWPSPILFVATFGTRIIGTIIAVYGFGLITPVGWGWALFIWGYAMVWFLFNDVVKMAILKMYWAKKFFFAPGHFTWLKKEMGEKVKQG; encoded by the coding sequence ATTGAGATTGCAGCTATCCTTTCTGCATCTGTCCAAAAATGGGAAGATTTTACAATCATAATGATTCTCCTTTTTGTTAATGCCGGAGTTGATTTCTGGCAGGAGCACAAAGCCCTTTCTGCTCTAAAAGTTTTAAAAGAAAAACTTGCAAAAAAAACAGTTGTTTTGAGGAATGGTGTATGGGAAGAGATTGATGCAAGGTATATTGTTCCCGGGGATGTTATAAAGCTGAAAATCGGTGATATTATCCCTGCCGATGTTAAACTCATTCAGGGAGATTTTATACTTGTTGATCAATCAGCGCTTACAGGAGAATCTTTACCTGTGACTAAAAAAGCCGGTGATGTCGCTTACGCCAACTCTATTATAAAACAGGGAGAGATGATTGCCGTTGTTGTTGCAACAGGCCTTGATACCTATTTTGGTAAAACAGTTAAACTTGTTGCAAAGGCAGAAAAAGAAGAGCGTTCCCATTTTCAGGAAATGGTTATCAAAGTCGGAAACTTTCTTATTGTTCTAACTCTCATCATTGTTGCACTGATGATACTCTTTGAGCTAAATAGAGGGGCAGACTGGAAAGAACTCCTAAGATTCTCACTTGTTTTAACAGTTGCTGCTATCCCTGTTGCATTACCAGCTGTTCTGACAGTTACAATGGCTATAGGTGCTTTATACCTTGCAAAAAGACAGGTTATTGTCAGCAGACTTGCATCTATTGAAGAACTTGCCGGTGTAGATGTTCTCTGTTCAGATAAAACAGGAACACTTACTAAAAATCAGATGACTGTTTCAGTTCCTTTTACAGTTGATGGGTATAAAACAGAAGATTTAATGTTTTATGCGGCTCTTGCCTCTAAAGAGGAGAATAGAGACCCTATAGAAATTCCTATTTTTGACTGGTTAAAAGAGCACAAATTTTATGAAAAAATTAAAGAATGTAAACAGGAAAAGTTTATTCCTTTTGATCCCGTAAGAAAAAGGACTGAAGCAGTTGTCAGTTGCAATAATGAAAAATTAGTTGTAACAAAAGGTGCACCACAGGTAATAATAGAACTTTGTGATGAAACTGAGTTTTCAAAAGAAGTGGCATACCAGAGGGTAGAAGAATTTGCCGAAAAAGGATTTAGAACACTTGGAGTGGCACATAAAAAACCTGATGAAGAAAAATTCCACTTTGTTGGTCTAATCCCGTTATTTGACCCTCCCCGTGAAGACTCAAAACCTGCTATCCAGGAGGCTAAAAGATACGGTGTAGAAGTTAAAATGGTAACAGGTGACAATATCGCTGTTGCCAAATATATTGCAAAACTGCTTGGAATTGGAGATAAAATCTACAGTGCAAGGGAGCTGAGAGGAGAAACATACGAAGAGTATGTTGTTTTAGCAAAAGTTTTAACAAAAGCATTTCTCAGAGTTGAAGAGGGATTATCAGAAGAAGAAGCAGAAAAGAAAGCCCAAAAAATAGCAAAACTTGTAGAAAAAGAGCTTGAAGGAATAAAACTCCCTGCAGGGACAATTAAAAGACACGAATCAGAGATTATCAAAATTATTGAAGAGGCGAACGGATTTGCAGAAGTATTCCCTGAAGACAAATACTTCATTGTTGACAAACTTCAGAAAGCAGATCATATCGTTGGAATGACTGGAGATGGCGTTAATGACGCTCCTGCTCTCAGGAAAGCAGACTGTGGCATAGCCGTCTCAAATGCAACAGATGCTGCAAGAGCAGCTGCAGCTCTCGTTCTTCTCGCACCGGGTCTAATGGTTATAGTAAAGGCTATTGAAATTGCCCGCCAGATATTCGGAAGAATGGAAGCTTATACAATCTATAGAATAGCCGAAACAATCAGGGTTGTTTTCTTTATGGCACTTTCAATTATGATATTCCAGTTTTATCCTGTTACTGCACTGATGATTATTCTTTTAGCTCTACTAAACGATATTCCTATCCTGTCCATAGCATACGATAATGCGAAGATATCTCCAAAACCTGTCCGATGGGATATGTACGAAATGAATATAATGGCTTTCTGGCTTGGAGTTGCAGGTGTTATTTCTTCCTTTACTCTGTTCTTCCTCCTTGTTGAATACTGGAAATTACCTGAGGATTTAATTCAGTCTATCATATTTACAAAACTTGTTGTTGCTGGACACGGAACCATATATAACACCCGTGTAAAAGACTGGTTCTGGAAAAAACCATGGCCTTCTCCTATTCTTTTTGTAGCAACCTTTGGAACTAGAATAATTGGGACAATAATCGCTGTTTACGGATTTGGACTTATTACTCCTGTTGGATGGGGGTGGGCATTATTTATATGGGGTTATGCAATGGTATGGTTCCTGTTCAACGATGTTGTGAAAATGGCAATTCTTAAAATGTACTGGGCTAAAAAATTCTTCTTTGCTCCAGGACATTTTACATGGCTAAAAAAAGAGATGGGAGAAAAGGTAAAACAGGGATAG